In a single window of the Magnolia sinica isolate HGM2019 chromosome 7, MsV1, whole genome shotgun sequence genome:
- the LOC131251335 gene encoding uncharacterized protein LOC131251335, whose translation MVLFGLFKKKITGVGIDKPKRRSIPLTSLASVESLTLPRVQVIVLKADLGCVDCQKRLARVVSRIGTGAESMEVDLLEKKVTLTCRVAAVRGSTMEVAAVRNYRNPRKDVKKMLIFFPPCN comes from the exons ATGGTGCTGTTCGGCTTGTTTAAGAAGAAGATTACTGGTGTTGGCATCGACAAACCAAAGAGAAGATCGATCCCACTAACGAGCCTAGCTTCTGTCGAATCTTTAACACTACCTCGT GTTCAGGTGATTGTTCTGAAAGCAGATTTGGGGTGCGTCGATTGCCAAAAGAGGTTGGCTCGTGTTGTTTCCAGAATAGGCA CGGGTGCTGAATCCATGGAGGTGGATTTGTTGGAGAAGAAGGTAACCCTCACTTGTAGAGTTGCTGCAGTTAGAGGATCGACTATGGAAGTTGCTGCGGTCCGAAACTACCGTAACCCaagaaaagatgtgaagaaaatgcTAATATTTTTCCCTCCTTGTAACTGA